The DNA region AGGTGAACCGATGCGCAGTCTCGGCATCTTCGGCGGGCTCCCGGCGTTTCCCTCCTTCCCCGGCGACGGGACGGTGCTGATCGACGACGTGCCCGTGCGCAGCCGCATCATGCGGAGCGAGGTCCCCGCGTTCGACCCCACGTCCGAGGAGAACGCGCGCCGCGTGGTGGTGCAGGTCCGCGCCTTCTCGCTGAACTACCGCGACAAGAGCTTCATGGTGCAGATGCAGACCCTGCCCCGGAACCGCTTCTTCGCGGTGGGCTCGGAGCTCACCGGCACCGTGCTGGAGGTGGGCGCCGAGGTGCGCGGCTTCAAGCCCGGCGACCGGGTGATGGGCCAGAACCACTTCGTGAGCCTCAAGATCCGCCCCGGCGGGTGGCGCGACGGCGTGGCCACCAACCAGGGCAGCAAAGAGGTGCAGGCGTTCCACGAGGAGAAGCTGATCCGCATCCCCGACTCGATGCCCGACGAGATCGCGGCGGCGTTCAGCCTGGGCGCGCAGACGGCGTACAGCATGATCCGCAAGGCCGAGGTCGAGGAGGGCACGCGGGTGCTGGTCACCTCGGCCACCTCCAGCACCTCGGGCTTCGTGATCGCGGCGCTCAAGGCCCGCGGCGCGCGCATCTTCGCCACCACCGCCAGCGACACGCACGACCAGCGGCTCATGGACATGGGAGTGGAGCGGATCGTCCGCGTGACCGGGGCGCGCTCCAGCTTCCGCCACAACGACGACGTGATGCAGCTCGCCCGCGACCTCGACGGCTTCGAGGCGGTGATCGACCCCTTCTTCGACCTGCACGTGGAGCGCGGGCTGGAGATGCTGCTGCCCTTCGGCCGCTACGTGACCTGCGGGCTGGCCGGGCAGACCGAGGGCGCCAAGCGGCAGGCGGCCGTGCAGCCGGTGAACGGCCGCGACGTGCTGCTCACCGCCATGGTCAACAACCTCAGCATCATCGGCAACTGCCTGGGCCTGCACTCGGACCTGGACGCGGCCGTGGCGGACTACGAGGCGGGGCGCTTCCAGATCCCCATGGACAGCACCTTCACGGGCGAGGACGCGCCCGGCTTCCTGAACCGCACGTATTGCGACCGCAGCCGCTTCGGCAAGGTGGTCTTCCGCTACGACGACGCAGCCTGAGCCGGCGCGGGAAGGAGGCGCGAGATGAGTGACACGCTGTATCCCCCGGACTTCCTGGAAGATTCGGTCGAGGGCCACTTCGCCCGCTCGTCGCGGGGCAGCCGCACCGTGTACACGGCGGTGTGGGTGCTGGTCCTGGGCAGCCTGGCGGCGCTGCCGCTGCTGAAGGTGGACATCGCGGTGGCGAGCCCCGGCATCATCCGCCCCGCCACCGAGAAGACCGAGGTGCGCGCCGGGGCTTCGGGAATCCTGGAGCGGGTGGGCATCGCCAAGGGCCAGCGCGTGAAGCGCGGCGACGTGCTGGCAGTGGTGGGCGCCCCCGACGCGGCTTCGCGGCTGGCGCTGCTGGAGAGCCAGGTGGCGGAGCGCACGCGGGAGATGGACGACCTGCGGCGCCTGACCGCCGGGGGCGACCCAGGCGCGCTCTCGGTGGGCCGGCGGCGGCAGGAGTACGCCCAGTTCCGCGCCGAGCTGGACGACGCGCGCCTCCAGGAGCAGCGGCAGGACGGCGACCTGCGCCGCGGCCGGGCCCTGCACGACCAGAAGCTGCTGGCCGACGGCGAGATGGACCAGCTGGAGCTCCAGGCCCGCCAGGCCCGCGCCCGCACCGTGGCGCTCACCGAGCGCTACGCCGGCGGCTGGCAGGCCGACCTGGCCACGCTGCGGCAGGAGACGGAGCAGCTCCGCTCGCAGGCCGAGCAGCTGCGGTCGCAGTCGGCGCTCTTCACCGTCACCGCCCCCGAGGCGGGCACGGTGGAGGAGGCGGCCAGCCTGGCGCCCGGCAGCTTCGTGGCCGCGGGCGACCGCCTGGCGGTGATCTCGCCCACGGCGGCGCTGGTGGCCGAGATGCAGGTCGCCCCGCGCGACGTGGGGATGCTGCGGGTGGGGATGCCGGTGCGCATGCAGGTGGACGCCTTCAACTACCTGGACTGGGGCAGCGTGCACGGCCGCATCCTGGACATCTCCGACGACTTCCTGCTGGTGGACGGCCGCCCGGCCTTCCGCGTCCGCTGCGCCATGGCCGAGGGCCGGCTCAGCCTCAAGAACGGCGTCACGGGCCGCCTGAAGAAGGGGATGACGCTGCAGGGCCGCTTCCTGGTGGCGCGCCGCAGCCTCTTCCAGCTCCTGTACGACAACGTGAACGACTGGCTCAACCCCATGCAGCCGGGCACCGCGGCCGAGGAGGCGAAGTGAGGTTCCTGAAGCGCCGGCGGATCCCCACCGTCAAGCAGCACGACCAGACCGACTGCGGCGCCGCCTGCCTGGCGTCGGTCGGGGCGTACCACCGCCTGCACGTGCCGGTCGCCCGCATCCGGCAGCTCGCCGGCACCGACCAGCACGGCACCTCGCTGCTGGGGCTGATCGAGGCCGCGCGCCGCATGGGCTTCACGGCCAAGGGCGTGCGCGCCACCCGCGACGGCCTGGCCTCGGCGCCCAAGCCGGCCATCGCGCACATCACGCTCAAGGGCGTGATGCCGCACTACGTGGTGGTCTACGAGGCCACCGCCACGCAGGCCACGGTGATGGACCCGTACACCGGCGAGGTGTCGGTGAAGACCATCGACGAGCTGGCGTGGAGCGGCGCGCTGCTCATCCTCCAGCCCGGGCAGGAGTTCAAGCCGGGAGACGCGCGCACCTCCATCGGGCGGCGCTTCGCGGGGCTGCTGCGCCCGCACGGCACCATCCTCACCGAGGCGCTGATCGGGGCGGT from Longimicrobiaceae bacterium includes:
- a CDS encoding zinc-binding alcohol dehydrogenase family protein, with amino-acid sequence MRSLGIFGGLPAFPSFPGDGTVLIDDVPVRSRIMRSEVPAFDPTSEENARRVVVQVRAFSLNYRDKSFMVQMQTLPRNRFFAVGSELTGTVLEVGAEVRGFKPGDRVMGQNHFVSLKIRPGGWRDGVATNQGSKEVQAFHEEKLIRIPDSMPDEIAAAFSLGAQTAYSMIRKAEVEEGTRVLVTSATSSTSGFVIAALKARGARIFATTASDTHDQRLMDMGVERIVRVTGARSSFRHNDDVMQLARDLDGFEAVIDPFFDLHVERGLEMLLPFGRYVTCGLAGQTEGAKRQAAVQPVNGRDVLLTAMVNNLSIIGNCLGLHSDLDAAVADYEAGRFQIPMDSTFTGEDAPGFLNRTYCDRSRFGKVVFRYDDAA
- a CDS encoding HlyD family efflux transporter periplasmic adaptor subunit codes for the protein MSDTLYPPDFLEDSVEGHFARSSRGSRTVYTAVWVLVLGSLAALPLLKVDIAVASPGIIRPATEKTEVRAGASGILERVGIAKGQRVKRGDVLAVVGAPDAASRLALLESQVAERTREMDDLRRLTAGGDPGALSVGRRRQEYAQFRAELDDARLQEQRQDGDLRRGRALHDQKLLADGEMDQLELQARQARARTVALTERYAGGWQADLATLRQETEQLRSQAEQLRSQSALFTVTAPEAGTVEEAASLAPGSFVAAGDRLAVISPTAALVAEMQVAPRDVGMLRVGMPVRMQVDAFNYLDWGSVHGRILDISDDFLLVDGRPAFRVRCAMAEGRLSLKNGVTGRLKKGMTLQGRFLVARRSLFQLLYDNVNDWLNPMQPGTAAEEAK